ATATCACCAAAAAAGCGGAGTGTTTTTGATGAGTTCAAACTACTTTACCATCGTTCATATCATCGTGCTTTTTGCGATCGCACTACTTTCTATTTTATTTCTTGTGCTCTCGCTTAGAGCCGAGCGAAAGCTATTTTTATCGCTACTTTTTACAAATATTTTGGTCTCAACCACGCTTGCCATTTTTTTGATGCTAGTTCTTGATAAATACACCAAAAAAGGCATAGTCGAGGGCGTAAAAAGCGAGCGAGTGTTAAGAAATGAAAGCATTGTATTTCGGGGTCAAGTAAGAAATGTCGGCAAATTTACCATTAGCAAATGCACCCTTACAATTAAGCTCATAAATCAACCGCTAAACAAAAACGATCTTGGCGGTGAGGCGCTATTTAAACCAAGCGGGATCTCATTTTTCTCATGGGTTTTTGGAGGCGATGAGGACGAGAGGCCAAACACTGTGGCATATAAATTTGACGTAGCTCAAAATTTGCCAAAGCAAAAAGCAGTTCCATTTACAGTGACTATGCCCTATCCGCCATATTTTAAAAATGGCATGAATATCACAAAACTTAGTTGTTACTAATAAATTTAGATAAATTTTTAGTATTTATTGCATTTTGTAGTTACAATCTGGCTAAATTTCTCTTAAAATAGCTCAATCTAAAAATTTGGCTTATATAAAATAAAATTTAAATATGAAATTTTAAACCAAAGCCAAAAAGACAATGGTTTAAAATTTATTTTTAATGTCTTGAAAGATAGTTTGTATCGTAGTTGTTACTTAAAAAGTCTTTGTTTTCCATCATGGCGATGTGAAAGTCTTTTGTTGTTTTGATGCCGCTTATTATGAGCTGATCAAGAGCTACTTTCATCTTGTGGATGGCTCTATTTCTATCAGTGTCCCAAACTACGAGCTTGCCGATCATACTGTCATAATACGGCGGTATAGAGTAGTCTTGATAGATGTGGCTGTCCATTCTCACGTTGCGGCCACCTGGGCAGACATA
Above is a window of Campylobacter concisus DNA encoding:
- a CDS encoding DUF2393 family protein; the protein is MSSNYFTIVHIIVLFAIALLSILFLVLSLRAERKLFLSLLFTNILVSTTLAIFLMLVLDKYTKKGIVEGVKSERVLRNESIVFRGQVRNVGKFTISKCTLTIKLINQPLNKNDLGGEALFKPSGISFFSWVFGGDEDERPNTVAYKFDVAQNLPKQKAVPFTVTMPYPPYFKNGMNITKLSCY